Proteins from a genomic interval of Niabella soli DSM 19437:
- a CDS encoding RagB/SusD family nutrient uptake outer membrane protein codes for MNRSIIYKRLLPVSLMAISLVACNKEWLQPKPLSLYEPGVTLKDPGAFYSTLTACERNMRHEYFGDAAPILTEIMQSEVAVEGTTDKAGPQMDMDVSLLPDADLNNTNTTKVGWYFNEGYNGIKYANTVIDNIDNAKFKSEAEKNAILGAAYFQRAYRYFKLVHQFGDVPFVEHVLDHPKDDFYSNDRWSILARLKKDLEFAYQWVPDNVDRGRTSKGACGVLLMKVCMALTDFDRAIAVGKEIVVAHPLMRNRFTSNQSKPHTNLMFDLHSVEAKLDMTNTEGLMYVVAYPNAEPTDGSPNDRIQIMRNAVPYWNAGGIKTPDGLTGTISPSPAGTPDSLDLNKTYGRGIGRLRPTWYSTNEIWRADKEGNDLRGPYNHDSWRRMEDLLYNNPSLKGKSPWYAKHFVKPAAMSVEDTIRLWYPWPHYKTFVPDPLQTSWAGGQTPWYIYRSAEVYLMLAECYYWKNDLGSAATAMNEVRTRAGATPLTAADINIGEILDERARELYYEENRHIELVRIAYTYAKTGKPCEIFGGRVYKLDNISGPGGTGANVKQMGINFWYDRVVSRSNFYNHGVKHKWAEYKVSVHHILWPIPTAAITLNVNGVINQNIGYPGAELNVKAVPVP; via the coding sequence ATGAATCGATCTATTATATATAAAAGATTATTGCCCGTTTCACTGATGGCAATTTCGCTGGTAGCCTGTAATAAAGAATGGCTGCAACCCAAACCGCTTTCTCTGTACGAGCCAGGCGTTACCCTTAAAGACCCTGGCGCTTTTTATTCAACGCTTACCGCCTGTGAGCGGAATATGCGGCATGAATATTTTGGCGATGCGGCGCCTATACTTACCGAAATTATGCAGTCTGAAGTGGCTGTTGAAGGCACCACCGATAAGGCCGGCCCGCAAATGGATATGGACGTGTCATTATTGCCCGATGCAGACCTCAACAATACCAATACTACAAAAGTAGGCTGGTATTTTAACGAAGGCTATAATGGTATCAAATATGCCAATACCGTGATCGACAATATCGACAATGCAAAGTTCAAAAGCGAGGCCGAAAAAAATGCCATCCTGGGCGCCGCTTATTTTCAAAGAGCATACCGCTATTTTAAATTAGTACACCAGTTTGGGGACGTACCCTTTGTGGAACACGTATTAGACCATCCCAAGGATGATTTCTATTCCAATGACCGCTGGAGCATTCTGGCACGTCTTAAAAAAGACCTGGAATTTGCCTACCAGTGGGTGCCGGATAATGTTGACCGCGGCCGCACTTCAAAAGGCGCCTGCGGCGTGTTATTGATGAAAGTATGCATGGCCCTGACTGATTTTGACCGCGCCATTGCCGTGGGTAAGGAAATTGTAGTCGCCCACCCGTTAATGAGAAACCGGTTCACCTCCAATCAAAGCAAGCCCCATACGAATTTAATGTTTGACCTGCACAGCGTGGAAGCCAAACTGGATATGACCAATACGGAAGGCCTCATGTATGTAGTGGCGTATCCCAATGCAGAACCAACAGACGGATCACCCAATGACCGCATCCAGATCATGCGCAATGCCGTACCCTACTGGAATGCAGGGGGTATTAAAACCCCGGACGGTTTAACCGGCACCATTTCTCCTTCGCCAGCCGGTACACCGGACAGCCTGGACCTGAACAAAACCTACGGGCGTGGTATCGGACGCCTGCGTCCCACCTGGTACTCCACCAATGAAATATGGAGAGCCGATAAGGAAGGAAATGACCTCCGTGGGCCTTATAACCACGATAGCTGGCGGCGGATGGAGGATCTCTTGTACAATAATCCCAGTTTAAAAGGCAAAAGTCCCTGGTATGCCAAGCACTTTGTAAAGCCCGCCGCCATGAGCGTGGAAGATACCATCCGCCTCTGGTACCCCTGGCCGCATTATAAAACATTTGTTCCCGATCCATTACAAACCTCCTGGGCCGGTGGGCAAACCCCCTGGTATATCTACCGTTCAGCAGAAGTATACCTGATGCTGGCTGAATGCTATTACTGGAAGAATGACCTGGGGTCGGCCGCTACTGCTATGAATGAAGTACGTACCCGGGCAGGCGCCACCCCGCTCACAGCGGCCGATATAAACATCGGAGAAATACTGGACGAAAGAGCGCGTGAGTTGTATTATGAAGAAAACCGGCATATTGAGCTGGTACGTATCGCCTATACCTACGCTAAAACCGGTAAGCCCTGCGAGATCTTTGGCGGACGCGTATATAAACTGGATAATATAAGCGGCCCCGGAGGTACCGGCGCCAATGTAAAACAGATGGGTATCAATTTCTGGTACGACCGGGTAGTAAGCCGGAGCAATTTTTATAATCACGGCGTAAAACATAAATGGGCCGAGTACAAAGTAAGCGTACATCATATTTTGTGGCCCATACCTACAGCAGCTATCACCTTAAATGTAAACGGCGTCATCAATCAGAATATCGGTTACCCCGGTGCAGAGCTTAATGTAAAAGCTGTTCCGGTACCATAA